One window of Acipenser ruthenus chromosome 17, fAciRut3.2 maternal haplotype, whole genome shotgun sequence genomic DNA carries:
- the LOC117423529 gene encoding mitochondrial Rho GTPase 1 isoform X3 → MRKDVRILLVGEPRVGKTSLIMSLVSEEFPDEVPPRAEEITIPADVTPERVPTHIVDYSETEQTDEQLYQEISKANVICIVYAVNNKNSIEKVTSQWIPLINDRTDKDSRVPLILVGNKSDLVEHSSMETILPIMNQYTEIETCVECSAKNLKNISELFYYAQKAVLHPTGPLYCPEEKEMKPACIKALTRIFKITDQDNDGILNDAELNFFQRACFNTPLAPQALEDVKNVVRKNVSDGVFDNGLTLKGFLFLHTLFIQRGRHETTWTVLRRFGYDDDLELTQDYLFPPLKIPPDCTTELNHNAYLFLQSVFDKHDLDRDCGLSPDELKDLFKVFPYMPWGPDVHNTVCTNDRGWITYQGYLSQWTLTTYLDVQRCLEYMGYLGYSIISEQESQAAAVTVTRDKKIDLQKKQTQRNVFRCNVIGMKGCGKSAFLQAFLGRNLMRQRQIREDHKSFYAISTTYVYGQEKYLLLHELFADSEFLSDSEISCDVVCLVYDSSNPSSFEFCARIFKQHFMDSKTPCMIVAAKSDLHEVKQDCSPSPSDFCRKHKMPPPQPFTCNTVDVPSKDIYIKLTTMAMYPHVMQADLKSSTFWLRASVGATMFAVLGFAMYRALLKQR, encoded by the exons ATGCGGAAAGACGTGAGGATACTGCTTGTAGGAGAAC CCAGAGTTGGGAAGACCTCCTTGATTATGTCGCTGGTCAGTGAGGAGTTCCCAGACGAG gtcCCTCCCCGGGCTGAAGAGATCACAATCCCTGCTGATGTCACTCCTGAAAGGGTCCCTACACATATAGTTGACTATTCAG aaacagaacaaacagatgAACAGCTTTATCAGGAAATATCAAAG GCCAATGTTATATGCATAGTGTATGCAGTCAACAATAAAAATTCCATTGAGAAG GTCACTAGTCAGTGGATTCCTCTAATCAATGATAGAACAGACAAGGATAGCAG AGTGCCTTTGATATTGGTTGGGAACAAATCGGACCTGGTGGAGCACAGCAGCATGGAAACCATCCTTCCAATTATGAACCAGTACACCGAAATTGAGACTTGTGTTGAG TGTTCAGCAAAAAACTTGAAGAACATCTCTGAGCTATTTTATTACGCCCAGAAAGCTGTTCTGCATCCTACGGGCCCCCTGTACTGCCCCGAGGAAAAAGAG ATGAAGCCTGCTTGCATTAAAGCCCTGACCCGCATCTTCAAGATTACAGACCAGGACAACGATGGGATTCTTAACGATGCCGAACTCAACTTCTTTCAG AGGGCATGCTTTAACACCCCCCTGGCTCCTCAGGCCTTGGAGGATGTGAAGAACGTGGTCCGGAAGAACGTGAGTGACGGGGTGTTTGATAATGGACTCACACTGAAAG GCTTCCTGTTTCTCCACACGCTGTTTATCCAGCGAGGGCGGCACGAGACCACGTGGACGGTGCTGCGTCGATTCGGATACGATGATGATCTGGAGCTCACTCAGGACTACCTGTTCCCTCC GTTAAAAATCCCCCCAGATTGTACAACGGAGTTAAACCACAATGCGTATCTCTTCCTTCAGAGTGTTTTCGACAAACACGATTTG GACAGGGACTGTGGTTTGTCCCCCGATGAACTGAAGGATCTATTCAAAGTCTTCCCCTACATGCCCTGGGGTCCAGATGTCCATAACACAGTCTGCACCAATGACCGAGGCTGGATCACCTACCAGGGATACCTGTCTCAGTGGAC GTTAACAACGTATCTAGATGTGCAGCGCTGCCTGGAGTACATGGGCTACCTGGGATACTCCATTATTTCTGAACAGGAGTCGCAGGCTGCGGCTGTTACTG TGACGAGAGATAAGAAGATTGACCTCCAGAAGAAGCAGACTCAGAGGAACGTTTTCAGGTGTAACGTCATCGGGATGAAAGGCTGTGGGAAGAGTGCGTTCCTGCAAGCCTTTCTGGGGCGCAACCTGATG agacagaggcagatcAGAGAGGATCACAAATCCTTCTACGCAATCAGCACCACCTATGTGTACGGCCAGGAGAAATACTTACTG ttacATGAACTGTTCGCAGATTCAGAATTTCTCTCTGATTCCGAGATTTCCTGTGATGTTGTCTGCTTGGTGTACGACTCCAGCAACCCCAGTTCATTTGAATTTTGCGCAAGAATATTCAAG CAACACTTCATGGACAGCAAGACTCCGTGCATGATCGTTGCTGCCAAGTCTGATCTGCACGAGGTGAAGCAGGACTGCAGCCCCTCCCCCTCGGACTTCTGTAGGAAACACAAAATGCCCCCTCCGCAGCCCTTCACCTGCAACACTGTGGACGTCCCGAGCAAAGACATCTACATCAAACTGACCACGATGGCCATGTACCC